DNA from Drosophila busckii strain San Diego stock center, stock number 13000-0081.31 chromosome 2R, ASM1175060v1, whole genome shotgun sequence:
GTCCTGcccataacaaaaacaatatctacaaaatgtcaaatattttgcacatgcgttaaataattataaaaaataattctttgGTTTTTGGGATATAACTCTTATCAtttctctatatatgtatattcttaaaatatatattattgttgttgtgtgtggttatcataaattaatttagaagCTTAAACGCCAAGTGAAGCGGCGCTCACTCTATCAGAGGGTTGGTAAGTCGTTCTACAGCAACAACCCGCCCCTCCCGTACCCCCTCTAAGTTCTTCCGTCCGCAGGCTTTGGCACATTGATAACGCATACAAAAGTTATTCAACGTAtttcttattgttttgttgttgttttttatcaGCATTGCCAAATGTTTATCTTTTTCGGTTTAAGTACCCACTGCcttagttattgttgctttatgTTGTAATATAGTAGATCACaagtatatagcatatatactataaaataaatatgtgtacCAGTGCAACTCTAAGTAGGTCTACCTTAGTCATTTCTTATCTACGGCGCCGTATCTAATTAGCCTGAAGATAACtgataattgaaattgataatCAAATGCTTTTCATGCAgtaatgcttataaatttatgtgcttatttaaaaataaagtaactCAAGTTGTCAATAATGATTTTGATGtatgcaaatgatttaaatttgagttcacatttaaataatttatggcaaatattattttattcattgtgACGTAACTAActatgcataaattgtatattaattttcattttaatacaaaactttatcaaaaacatttacttatgctatttactttttatgttttctgCACAGGAACCCCGCAACTCGGCGCTCCAGCTCGACCTGGACGATGACTCTGCTTCGCTGCAGAGCCAAGACATTGATAAATGTAAGCTTAAGCTATACATGCAATTGCTATATTATCTAATAATCTATTTTATTGCAGTACCAGGTACACCTACATCCATATTGCGGGATTCCAAAGAGCAATCCCAaccagcagctgccgcagcagcaacaacagccacgaCTAAAGCAACCACACCGGACAGACCAAATCAGAGCAAGGAGAACTTGGCGCCAGCCTTGGCAGAaacagctccagctgctgccgcGCCCACAATGCATACCAAAGTGCCAGCTCCAGCGCCGCCAACGCCGCCacagctacaactacaaaaGTCAATTGAGGAAACAAATGCTTTGGAAGCAGCCGACAAAGCCGAGCAGGATAAAAAGGTAAGAAAAGTCACAAAAGTCTTTAGAATAGAAAAGCGACAACAGCTCTGATTATTTCTGAATAACATTTGTGTGGATTGATTAATCGAGTTTAGactttacatacatatactcaGCAGCAATATCGACTGAAGTTAAGCgagtttaattgtttatatgcgtCTAtatggcatttttatttatttaatgccgaCTATAAACAGTCGATGGTATCGGCAAATGATTACccgtatttaaatttaattgagctctaaataaaaaaatctttcAAAGTCTGTTGCTCCCTATTGTgctattgtttaataattctattagcattgttattaattgtgtatttttttttcacgGCAGCACTTTGTCAAAAAGGAAAAGGGCAAggcgccgccaccgccaccatcAGTTGCAGCCGTCGTCGCTGCTCCTGCCAAGAAACCACAagcggctgcagctgaagcagtCAAGCAAACAGCGGAGCCAATTGAAGTTACCATTGGCCAAGATGGCAGCGAAGGCAAACCGCAGCCGCCCTCACCAACTGCCTCATCGATTATATCAGTGCAGTCGGTGTGCTCCAGTGGCTCCAGCACGGGCAGCGTAACAGGCGCTGTGCTAAGCTCGAGCACATCGTTGATAACCATCAACAGCAGCGAGGCATCGCCGGCGCTGCGACCGCAGCAACCGCATTTGGTGCTGCCGAATAGTCTGGAGTCTGTTAGTCAAATTACAGTGGTGACCAGCACACATCCGCCGGTTATAATTGACAATACCCAGCCGCAGAACGAGGTTATCATTGTGTCCAATGATATGAACAAGAGCACGCATCTGCATGAATCCTCAACGGACGATGATTTTCCCTCGCTGGACGACAGCCTGGGCGATCAGTTGAAGCAGTCCTCCATGATTTTGAGTGTGAATGAGCGTCAGgagagcagcgcagccgccgccgctgctgcagtgcaTGCACGCAAGCTGGACGAGAGCGAGGTGCTCATTGTTAGTCCATCGTATGCGGATGATGATTCCGCGTATAATACAGCCTCGGGCAGTCATGAGCATAGCGAGCATCTGATGGACACCAGTCATGTGTCTGTGGTCACTGTGGGCGATGAGGTGATTAAGGTTAAGGACAGCAGCCATCAGCGGCCGCAGCAGTCCAATGGCTGTGACGGCATGCCGGAGGATGTGGGCATTATAGTGAATCGCTTTAAGCCCGGAGGAGCAGGCGAGCAGGAGAAGCGCAGCTCGCCGGACAGCAGTCTGGGCAGCGAGAACGGACGGCGCGGCATTGAGGTGCAGATAACGGGTGGAGCGGGAGCAGGAGCGGGAGCTGGAGGTGATGCCGATAGCATTGGCACCAACACTAGTCAGGATAGTCGCCATGAGgtggacaacaacaagcagttgACATCGATGatgatgccgccgccgccgccttccATGACGTTGAACAATCAACGCACGCAGCAGGCCATCGAGGAGGAGGACGAGGCCGCGGATGTGGTCATCATACGCCAAAAGCCGCGACCCAAGCCCAGCGCAGGACTCACCAAGGAGGAAATCGAGCTGCGCAATTTGCGTAAAAAGACACGAAAGCGCACGCGTAAGTTCGAAATCGATGGCGTGCAAATGACCACGACCACCAGTCGCGTCATCTATGGCGATGAGGAGAACGGACGCATCTATGATGATCATGATTTCCGCAAGCAGGAGCTGCGCGAactcaagctgctgcagaaGCAGGAGAAGAAACAGCAAACGGAGCTGCACATGAAGGAGCAGGTGGCCAAGGAGCAGCAGGATCGCCGCTTCGAGCAGGAGCGCATCTCGCTGGAGAAGACCTATGAGGCGGATATGGAAACGCTGGCGCGCCAGCATAAGCAGCTAATCGAAAAGACCGAACAGACGCAGGAGAACGAGCTGCGCAGCTCCTCGAAGCGCATACGCTccgagcaggagcaggagctgaaAATCTTTCGCGAGAACCTTAAGCAGGAGATACGTCTGCTCAAGCAGGAGGTCGATCTGTTTCCCAAAGACAAGCGCAAGGATGAGTTCAAGCAGCGTCGCACCGCCATGGAGCTGGACCACGAGGAGAAGGAGCGCGCGTTTCTCGATTCGCTCAAGGAGCGacacgagctgctgctgcgtcgcctCAGCGAGAAGCATCGCGATCATCTGGCCACCATTAATCGCAACTTCTTGCAGCAAAAACAGAATGCCATGCGCACGCGTGAGGCGCTGCTCTGGGAGCTGGAGGAGAAGCAGCTGCACGAGCGCCATCAGCTGTCCAAGCGGCATGTGAAGGAACTCTGCTTCATGCAGCGCCATCAGATGATCATACGCCACGAAAAGGAGCTCGATCAGGTCAAGCGCATGCTGCAGCGCAAGGAGGAGGACATGGTCAAGAAGCAAACGCTCGAGAAGCGAGCGCTGCCCAAGCGCATTCGAGCTGAGCGCAAGGCGCGCGATCTTATGTTCCGCGAATCGTTGCGCATTTCCACCAATCTGGATCCCGAAATCGAGCGAGATCGCTTGAAGAAGGTAAGTGTGACCTTATGTTAAAACAAACTGATTTTTAATCTATATGCTATGCTTGCAGTTCCAAGAGCAGGAGAAGAAGCGTTATATGCAGGAGGAGCGTCGCTTTGAAGTCAAGCATCAGAAGCAATTGGAGGAACTGCGCGCCACGCGCGAAAGCGCCATTAGGTAGGTCCAACTATTGAACGTGTTATCGATAAAAGTAGCTGAAATACTATCGAGGAAGATACTAAGAAAAAATTGCTGAAAATGTATGGATATTGTCGATGGAGCTAAGATGGAAGCAAGTCCATAATATTTATGGATAACGCTAAGACcgatgtaaaatatttatagatagTATCGATGTTGTTAGAGCCGCttcaaacaattttgaaaatattgatAAGTGTTGATTAAAAGTctttctaaaatatatatcgatagtatcgttAATAAACACTATCGATTGCTTTCGCTATCTACTTGTTACCCTACTAAAGattctatttttaaaaatgcatggATATTATCGATGGAGCTATCCGTAATATTTATGGATAATATGGATGCTGTTGAGAACAAGATACTTAGGtcgatataaaatatttacaaatagtATTGATGCTGTTAGAGCCGgttcaaacaaatttgaaaatattgctAGTGTTGATTAAAAAgaattctaaaatatatatcgatagtatcgttACTAAACACTATCGAATGTTACACTTACTAAAAGATTCTCTCTTCCCGCTCTATAGAGAACTGGAACAGCTGCAGAATGAGAAGCGCAAGGCGCTAGTGGAGCATGAACATGCCAAGCTTGCCGAGATCGATGAGCGCCTGAAGGCCGAACTGCGCGACTGGCGTGAACAGCTCGTGCCACGCAAACAGGTGTGTACCACAACAATTTCAACTACTTAACCCACCCCCCATATCCGTTCCTGTCCCTAATATATTCCTCTTCAAAACATACCATAAAGGTGTCCATACGCCTTGCTAATCGCCTCACATtgttggtgtttttttttctttatttttattgtgttttgtACAGTTGTGCGTAGTTGAATTTGTTTCTaagcttttacttttgtatatatttatttacaacaaaaaaaaaaacaagcaatttaatgcatttaatgatTGGTTTATGGTATTCAATTGTGGTGTCTTGTGTTTACTCCCCCTGAGAATATTCCCAACAGCCCCTAGTCCATTGCTTTAATTACTCAGAGCAATTGCGCTTTAATGaaatgcagcaaaattaaaaaataaaatagaaacgtcaaactaatttaaaccAGCGAATTTCTTCGATGTGTAatgaacaaattaattgaatgaataagtaaatagaaaatatggcactaattaaaattgaaatgaaatgaaatcaaaaattaatttcataattaaatcCATTGACTTTTTAGATagaactttaaatatataaaatcttaACATTATTGCAGTAAAATTTGTATTCCATTTGATTTAAgctgcaaactaattaaatgttcCGAATTTCTGCATcgaatataaaaacttaattgaCTTGTGttgataataatttatttaatataaaactctcttaaattttaaataaattgcatatcaATT
Protein-coding regions in this window:
- the LOC108596740 gene encoding serine/threonine-protein kinase 10 isoform X2 — translated: MSFITNLKKVFHLGGGGEAKKKRLYNNIKMDTDPAEVWEMVGELGDGAFGKVYKAQHKEHRRFAAAKMCTLEDEENLSDHMVEIDILSEIKHPNIVELYEAFSIDDKLWMLIEYCDGGALDSIMVELEKPLTEPQIAYVCKHMTEGLTFLHKNKVIHRDLKAGNVLLTMEGGVKLADFGVSAKNKHTMQKHDTFIGTPYWMAPELVLCETFRDNPYDHKVDIWSLGITLIELAQMEPPNSEMSPMRVLLKIQKSEPPKLEQPSRWSKEFNDFLKKSLVKDPQLRPSTENLLQHGFINSNLDAKPIKDLLLEYKAEVVEEVVDDEAEEPRNSALQLDLDDDSASLQSQDIDKLPGTPTSILRDSKEQSQPAAAAAATTATTKATTPDRPNQSKENLAPALAETAPAAAAPTMHTKVPAPAPPTPPQLQLQKSIEETNALEAADKAEQDKKHFVKKEKGKAPPPPPSVAAVVAAPAKKPQAAAAEAVKQTAEPIEVTIGQDGSEGKPQPPSPTASSIISVQSVCSSGSSTGSVTGAVLSSSTSLITINSSEASPALRPQQPHLVLPNSLESVSQITVVTSTHPPVIIDNTQPQNEVIIVSNDMNKSTHLHESSTDDDFPSLDDSLGDQLKQSSMILSVNERQESSAAAAAAAVHARKLDESEVLIVSPSYADDDSAYNTASGSHEHSEHLMDTSHVSVVTVGDEVIKVKDSSHQRPQQSNGCDGMPEDVGIIVNRFKPGGAGEQEKRSSPDSSLGSENGRRGIEVQITGGAGAGAGAGGDADSIGTNTSQDSRHEVDNNKQLTSMMMPPPPPSMTLNNQRTQQAIEEEDEAADVVIIRQKPRPKPSAGLTKEEIELRNLRKKTRKRTRKFEIDGVQMTTTTSRVIYGDEENGRIYDDHDFRKQELRELKLLQKQEKKQQTELHMKEQVAKEQQDRRFEQERISLEKTYEADMETLARQHKQLIEKTEQTQENELRSSSKRIRSEQEQELKIFRENLKQEIRLLKQEVDLFPKDKRKDEFKQRRTAMELDHEEKERAFLDSLKERHELLLRRLSEKHRDHLATINRNFLQQKQNAMRTREALLWELEEKQLHERHQLSKRHVKELCFMQRHQMIIRHEKELDQVKRMLQRKEEDMVKKQTLEKRALPKRIRAERKARDLMFRESLRISTNLDPEIERDRLKKFQEQEKKRYMQEERRFEVKHQKQLEELRATRESAIRELEQLQNEKRKALVEHEHAKLAEIDERLKAELRDWREQLVPRKQQLQQRLQQERLEETFAQQLEEMETLYGGALIVSMPTDTLQRDHFTGSTRSSLSSYSEG
- the LOC108596740 gene encoding serine/threonine-protein kinase 10 isoform X3; the encoded protein is MSFITNLKKVFHLGGGGEAKKKRLYNNIKMDTDPAEVWEMVGELGDGAFGKVYKAQHKEHRRFAAAKMCTLEDEENLSDHMVEIDILSEIKHPNIVELYEAFSIDDKLWMLIEYCDGGALDSIMVELEKPLTEPQIAYVCKHMTEGLTFLHKNKVIHRDLKAGNVLLTMEGGVKLADFGVSAKNKHTMQKHDTFIGTPYWMAPELVLCETFRDNPYDHKVDIWSLGITLIELAQMEPPNSEMSPMRVLLKIQKSEPPKLEQPSRWSKEFNDFLKKSLVKDPQLRPSTENLLQHGFINSNLDAKPIKDLLLEYKAEVVEEVVDDEAEEPRNSALQLDLDDDSASLQSQDIDKLPGTPTSILRDSKEQSQPAAAAAATTATTKATTPDRPNQSKENLAPALAETAPAAAAPTMHTKVPAPAPPTPPQLQLQKSIEETNALEAADKAEQDKKHFVKKEKGKAPPPPPSVAAVVAAPAKKPQAAAAEAVKQTAEPIEVTIGQDGSEGKPQPPSPTASSIISVQSVCSSGSSTGSVTGAVLSSSTSLITINSSEASPALRPQQPHLVLPNSLESVSQITVVTSTHPPVIIDNTQPQNEVIIVSNDMNKSTHLHESSTDDDFPSLDDSLGDQLKQSSMILSVNERQESSAAAAAAAVHARKLDESEVLIVSPSYADDDSAYNTASGSHEHSEHLMDTSHVSVVTVGDEVIKVKDSSHQRPQQSNGCDGMPEDVGIIVNRFKPGGAGEQEKRSSPDSSLGSENGRRGIEVQITGGAGAGAGAGGDADSIGTNTSQDSRHEVDNNKQLTSMMMPPPPPSMTLNNQRTQQAIEEEDEAADVVIIRQKPRPKPSAGLTKEEIELRNLRKKTRKRTRKFEIDGVQMTTTTSRVIYGDEENGRIYDDHDFRKQELRELKLLQKQEKKQQTELHMKEQVAKEQQDRRFEQERISLEKTYEADMETLARQHKQLIEKTEQTQENELRSSSKRIRSEQEQELKIFRENLKQEIRLLKQEVDLFPKDKRKDEFKQRRTAMELDHEEKERAFLDSLKERHELLLRRLSEKHRDHLATINRNFLQQKQNAMRTREALLWELEEKQLHERHQLSKRHVKELCFMQRHQMIIRHEKELDQVKRMLQRKEEDMVKKQTLEKRALPKRIRAERKARDLMFRESLRISTNLDPEIERDRLKKFQEQEKKRYMQEERRFEVKHQKQLEELRATRESAIRELEQLQNEKRKALVEHEHAKLAEIDERLKAELRDWREQLVPRKQRLEETFAQQLEEMETLYGGALIVSMPTDTLQRDHFTGSTRSSLSSYSEG
- the LOC108596740 gene encoding serine/threonine-protein kinase 10 isoform X1, yielding MSFITNLKKVFHLGGGGEAKKKRLYNNIKMDTDPAEVWEMVGELGDGAFGKVYKAQHKEHRRFAAAKMCTLEDEENLSDHMVEIDILSEIKHPNIVELYEAFSIDDKLWMLIEYCDGGALDSIMVELEKPLTEPQIAYVCKHMTEGLTFLHKNKVIHRDLKAGNVLLTMEGGVKLADFGVSAKNKHTMQKHDTFIGTPYWMAPELVLCETFRDNPYDHKVDIWSLGITLIELAQMEPPNSEMSPMRVLLKIQKSEPPKLEQPSRWSKEFNDFLKKSLVKDPQLRPSTENLLQHGFINSNLDAKPIKDLLLEYKAEVVEEVVDDEAEEPRNSALQLDLDDDSASLQSQDIDKLPGTPTSILRDSKEQSQPAAAAAATTATTKATTPDRPNQSKENLAPALAETAPAAAAPTMHTKVPAPAPPTPPQLQLQKSIEETNALEAADKAEQDKKHFVKKEKGKAPPPPPSVAAVVAAPAKKPQAAAAEAVKQTAEPIEVTIGQDGSEGKPQPPSPTASSIISVQSVCSSGSSTGSVTGAVLSSSTSLITINSSEASPALRPQQPHLVLPNSLESVSQITVVTSTHPPVIIDNTQPQNEVIIVSNDMNKSTHLHESSTDDDFPSLDDSLGDQLKQSSMILSVNERQESSAAAAAAAVHARKLDESEVLIVSPSYADDDSAYNTASGSHEHSEHLMDTSHVSVVTVGDEVIKVKDSSHQRPQQSNGCDGMPEDVGIIVNRFKPGGAGEQEKRSSPDSSLGSENGRRGIEVQITGGAGAGAGAGGDADSIGTNTSQDSRHEVDNNKQLTSMMMPPPPPSMTLNNQRTQQAIEEEDEAADVVIIRQKPRPKPSAGLTKEEIELRNLRKKTRKRTRKFEIDGVQMTTTTSRVIYGDEENGRIYDDHDFRKQELRELKLLQKQEKKQQTELHMKEQVAKEQQDRRFEQERISLEKTYEADMETLARQHKQLIEKTEQTQENELRSSSKRIRSEQEQELKIFRENLKQEIRLLKQEVDLFPKDKRKDEFKQRRTAMELDHEEKERAFLDSLKERHELLLRRLSEKHRDHLATINRNFLQQKQNAMRTREALLWELEEKQLHERHQLSKRHVKELCFMQRHQMIIRHEKELDQVKRMLQRKEEDMVKKQTLEKRALPKRIRAERKARDLMFRESLRISTNLDPEIERDRLKKFQEQEKKRYMQEERRFEVKHQKQLEELRATRESAIRELEQLQNEKRKALVEHEHAKLAEIDERLKAELRDWREQLVPRKQHLYKLMSAAIDEHEQRYGMVSKRDEFEKLEVELPMRLRGIYNERASRLLPRNTFIDPLQQLQLPRSRNSLLMLGSSGSGWSQNFRGSAPDLSRSVPNTPILHKQQRAQMRSELVLQEEEDDAEEQQQLRASTATLPSQAQLRLIVPTPNELVKVVTSTPPINSAEDLQAKPAMSTFKTPATPKTPDELGLVSNRFSRLELSDAQAAAVELRIHEGPQLTAHTQRLLHSTSFAIKRPSLASRSSGRSSLSSAQSMYNMHELSSSTRYCSDAELIFDAGRKAAALLDEVQPQLRSTLKVNGAANGHSDDFYCELYAAKYKLPRIHQRQHSLEAQQQLDSSHA